A single Clostridium sp. AN503 DNA region contains:
- a CDS encoding ABC transporter ATP-binding protein has translation MTERKRPLGLQVQDLSVWMKKRCIVENVSFSLCSSITAILGENGAGKTTLLRGMLHLADRQTGQVRLTVEAHKDSQVDQGKQQNAPKESLALSQMSHRERARYLAYVPQELQSGIHASVLEFAVMGRTPYMDLLDTPKNSDYELAYEALRELGIAHLADRMLDQLSGGERRIAYLARARVQGACFMLLDEPLAGLDYGRQHQFFQVLQKYGKHTGTGTLLTIHDPVMAWTYAEQILVMSQGKLKQALNKTDPDFEEKYLEQMEQLYGMQAGFADTELGRTLVWREQKKC, from the coding sequence ATGACGGAGCGTAAACGCCCCCTGGGGCTGCAGGTTCAGGATCTGAGTGTATGGATGAAGAAACGCTGCATCGTGGAAAACGTCAGTTTTTCTCTATGCTCTAGCATTACGGCGATCCTGGGAGAGAACGGAGCCGGTAAAACCACACTTCTGCGGGGGATGCTGCACCTGGCAGACCGGCAGACCGGGCAGGTCAGGCTGACAGTGGAAGCGCATAAAGATTCGCAGGTGGATCAGGGGAAGCAGCAGAACGCGCCGAAGGAGTCTCTGGCGCTGTCTCAGATGTCCCATAGGGAGCGGGCAAGATATCTTGCCTATGTGCCGCAGGAACTGCAGTCCGGTATCCATGCCAGCGTGCTGGAATTTGCGGTGATGGGCAGGACCCCGTATATGGACCTTCTGGACACGCCGAAAAACTCGGATTATGAGCTGGCTTATGAGGCCCTCAGAGAGCTTGGTATCGCTCATCTGGCGGACCGTATGCTGGATCAGTTAAGCGGCGGCGAGCGCAGGATCGCCTACCTGGCGCGGGCGCGTGTGCAGGGCGCCTGTTTTATGCTGCTGGACGAGCCTCTTGCAGGACTTGATTACGGCAGGCAGCACCAGTTTTTTCAAGTCCTGCAAAAATATGGAAAGCACACCGGGACCGGGACGCTCCTCACCATCCACGATCCGGTGATGGCGTGGACTTACGCGGAGCAGATCCTGGTGATGTCCCAGGGAAAGCTTAAGCAGGCGCTGAACAAAACGGATCCGGATTTTGAAGAAAAATATCTGGAACAAATGGAACAATTGTACGGAATGCAGGCCGGTTTCGCAGATACGGAGCTGGGAAGAACACTGGTATGGAGGGAACAAAAGAAGTGCTGA
- a CDS encoding iron ABC transporter permease has product MKRRRFWCMILLLFVTAVMSCGIGRYPLAPEDLFRILSGGGDPMARDVLFKIRLPRLVFAGMSGCALAVAGMVYQELMRNPLVSPDILGVSGGACVGAVFAILAGQSALFVQGSALAGGIAAVALTVWLSGLIGRSGRISLVLAGIVVKALMDAVLMACKYFSDPTSQLVAIDYWMMGSFHAIHWSDVWLTLPIGAVSFLVLWLLRWKLQILSFGEEEAKSLGVPVKTVRYLAVGAATLLVASTVSVSGVVVWTGLIVPHMVRQLLGSNLKDHLGLCGCAGAVFMILMDTLARSLTAAEIPVSILTSAAGAVFLTVILIHRRCRGGEEIL; this is encoded by the coding sequence ATGAAAAGGCGAAGATTCTGGTGCATGATCCTGCTGCTTTTTGTGACGGCGGTTATGAGCTGCGGCATTGGCAGATATCCTCTTGCGCCGGAAGATCTGTTCAGGATTCTGTCAGGGGGCGGGGATCCCATGGCGCGGGATGTGCTGTTTAAGATCCGGCTTCCCCGCCTGGTGTTTGCGGGAATGTCCGGCTGCGCTCTGGCGGTGGCGGGTATGGTCTATCAGGAATTGATGCGAAATCCACTGGTATCCCCGGATATTCTGGGAGTGAGCGGCGGCGCCTGTGTTGGCGCCGTATTTGCGATTCTGGCGGGCCAAAGCGCGCTGTTTGTACAGGGTTCTGCCCTGGCTGGAGGCATCGCAGCGGTGGCGCTGACCGTATGGCTGTCCGGTCTGATCGGCAGGAGCGGCCGCATCAGCCTGGTCCTGGCGGGTATCGTGGTCAAGGCGCTGATGGATGCGGTGCTGATGGCGTGCAAGTATTTTTCTGACCCCACAAGCCAGCTGGTGGCGATCGATTATTGGATGATGGGGAGTTTTCACGCGATCCATTGGAGTGATGTATGGCTTACCCTTCCCATAGGAGCAGTAAGTTTTCTGGTTTTGTGGCTGCTTCGCTGGAAACTGCAGATCCTCTCCTTTGGAGAGGAGGAGGCAAAGAGCCTGGGCGTGCCGGTCAAGACGGTCAGATACCTTGCTGTCGGGGCTGCGACGCTTCTGGTGGCGTCCACGGTTTCTGTGAGCGGAGTGGTGGTATGGACCGGGCTCATCGTGCCTCACATGGTACGCCAGCTTTTAGGTTCCAACTTAAAGGATCATCTGGGGCTCTGCGGCTGTGCTGGCGCTGTTTTCATGATCCTGATGGATACGCTGGCAAGAAGCCTTACGGCGGCGGAGATCCCCGTCAGTATCCTGACCTCGGCGGCGGGCGCAGTCTTTCTGACTGTGATCCTGATCCATAGAAGATGCAGGGGAGGTGAGGAAATCCTATGA
- a CDS encoding ABC transporter substrate-binding protein: protein MKRRFMSLFLVAVLALTGVTGCANAKTGGGESGSAAETESSMETVSAAAAIMLTDQAGREVTLPAPAKRLVSSYYISTAILIALGCEDRLEGIEMKADTRELYKLAAPQLLELPAVGSGKGINVEETAALKPDLVILPLRLQDSVSSFEELGIPVLVVNPETQEDFEACVELLGKAVGQTERSGELLAYYHEQMEKAQELTKDLDRPKVYLSSGSDYLRTATSKMYQNDLIEMAGGENVSAGLTEGYWQTVSPEQVLAWNPEYLFAVSYAEYSLEDILSDESLANVQAVKDNKVMTFPSQIEPWDYPTPSSVLGVLWLTSKLHPEVYSEEEYLEEAKGFYERFFDVSVEEELLSK from the coding sequence ATGAAAAGACGTTTTATGAGCCTGTTCCTTGTGGCGGTACTGGCATTGACAGGGGTGACAGGATGCGCAAACGCGAAGACTGGAGGCGGAGAGTCTGGAAGCGCTGCGGAGACAGAAAGCAGTATGGAGACTGTGAGCGCTGCAGCAGCTATCATGCTCACCGACCAGGCCGGACGGGAAGTAACTCTGCCTGCTCCGGCCAAAAGGCTGGTATCCTCCTATTACATTTCCACGGCAATCCTGATCGCCCTTGGGTGTGAGGACAGGCTGGAGGGGATTGAGATGAAGGCGGATACCAGGGAACTGTATAAGCTGGCTGCGCCGCAGCTTTTGGAGCTTCCGGCAGTCGGTTCAGGCAAGGGGATCAATGTGGAGGAGACCGCGGCGCTGAAGCCGGATCTGGTGATCCTTCCCCTGCGGCTCCAGGACAGTGTTAGCTCCTTTGAAGAACTGGGCATTCCGGTGCTGGTGGTGAATCCGGAGACGCAGGAGGATTTTGAGGCCTGTGTGGAGCTGCTTGGAAAGGCTGTCGGCCAGACGGAGCGCAGCGGCGAGCTGCTTGCCTATTATCATGAGCAGATGGAGAAAGCGCAGGAGTTGACAAAGGATCTGGACAGGCCGAAGGTATATCTGTCTTCCGGTTCCGATTACTTGAGGACTGCCACCTCCAAAATGTATCAGAACGATCTCATTGAGATGGCGGGTGGAGAAAATGTATCTGCCGGGCTGACAGAAGGTTACTGGCAGACGGTTTCACCGGAACAGGTTCTGGCCTGGAATCCGGAGTATCTGTTTGCGGTCAGTTATGCGGAATATAGTCTGGAGGATATTCTTTCCGATGAAAGCCTTGCCAATGTGCAGGCAGTTAAGGACAATAAGGTTATGACCTTTCCCTCTCAGATAGAGCCGTGGGATTATCCTACGCCCTCCTCGGTGCTGGGGGTGCTGTGGCTGACTTCCAAGCTGCACCCGGAGGTGTACAGTGAAGAAGAATATCTGGAAGAAGCAAAAGGATTTTACGAGAGATTTTTTGATGTATCCGTGGAAGAAGAGCTGCTGAGTAAATAG
- a CDS encoding nucleobase:cation symporter-2 family protein: MNQEEKQPGNQGAEYDFYGKLSLKKAIPLGLQHVLAMFVGNLTPLLIITGACGLAGGEFGHLQVDLLQNAMLVAGIVTLVQLFAIGPVGGKVPIIMGTSSGFIGVFNSVVSVMGGGILAYGAIMCASIIGGLMEGVLGFMLKPLRRFFPAVVTGTVVLSIGLSLIAVGVNSFGGGNNAKDFGSVENLMLGAVVLLVIVALKHGTKGMTSAASILIGIIVGYIIAAIMAMVLPTTAVTADGVEYTKAWVLNWEQVKSASWFSIPKLLPVPLVFDWRAILPVLIMFVVTAVETVGDISGVMEGGMGREATDKELSGGVICDGLGSSFAAFFGVLPNTSFSQNVGLVTMTKIVNRTALATGAVFLILCGLFPKLAALISIMPQCVLGGAAVMMFSSIVVSGIQLITKEPMTGRNITIVSVALGLGYGIGSNSGVLSQLPTAVQLIFGGSGIVPAALVAIVLNILIPKENGK; encoded by the coding sequence GTGAATCAGGAAGAAAAACAGCCGGGAAACCAGGGCGCAGAATATGATTTTTATGGAAAGCTTTCGCTGAAAAAAGCAATTCCGCTGGGATTGCAGCATGTACTTGCTATGTTTGTAGGAAACTTGACGCCGCTGCTTATTATCACTGGCGCCTGCGGTCTTGCAGGCGGTGAGTTTGGTCATTTGCAGGTGGATCTTTTACAGAATGCTATGCTGGTTGCAGGTATTGTAACTCTGGTACAGCTGTTCGCCATCGGTCCGGTCGGAGGAAAGGTTCCGATCATCATGGGAACCAGCTCTGGATTTATCGGTGTATTTAACAGTGTTGTCAGCGTTATGGGCGGCGGGATTTTGGCGTATGGCGCGATCATGTGCGCATCGATTATCGGCGGTCTGATGGAGGGTGTGCTTGGATTTATGCTGAAGCCGCTCCGCAGATTTTTCCCGGCGGTGGTAACCGGTACCGTGGTGCTGTCGATCGGTCTTTCGCTGATCGCGGTAGGTGTGAATTCCTTTGGCGGCGGAAACAACGCAAAGGACTTTGGTTCTGTAGAGAATCTGATGCTGGGAGCTGTGGTGCTTTTGGTGATCGTGGCGCTTAAGCACGGCACAAAGGGAATGACCAGCGCAGCATCTATTTTGATCGGTATCATTGTGGGTTATATCATTGCTGCAATCATGGCTATGGTGCTTCCCACTACGGCGGTGACTGCAGATGGTGTTGAGTACACAAAGGCATGGGTGCTGAACTGGGAACAGGTGAAAAGCGCTTCCTGGTTCTCGATCCCGAAGCTTTTGCCGGTGCCGCTGGTGTTTGACTGGAGAGCGATCCTGCCGGTGCTGATCATGTTTGTTGTGACGGCTGTGGAGACGGTAGGTGATATTTCCGGCGTTATGGAAGGCGGTATGGGGAGAGAAGCCACCGATAAAGAGCTGTCAGGCGGTGTGATCTGCGATGGCCTGGGATCTTCCTTTGCAGCATTCTTCGGCGTGCTGCCCAATACCTCATTCAGCCAGAATGTTGGTCTGGTGACCATGACAAAGATCGTGAACCGGACAGCTCTGGCAACAGGTGCTGTTTTCTTGATCCTGTGCGGCCTGTTCCCGAAGCTGGCGGCGCTGATCTCCATTATGCCCCAGTGCGTGCTGGGCGGGGCGGCAGTTATGATGTTCTCCTCGATCGTGGTCAGCGGTATCCAGCTGATCACCAAGGAGCCTATGACTGGAAGGAATATTACCATTGTGTCTGTGGCGCTGGGACTGGGCTATGGGATCGGCTCCAACAGCGGGGTGCTGTCTCAGCTTCCCACCGCAGTCCAGTTGATCTTCGGCGGTTCCGGTATTGTTCCGGCGGCGCTGGTGGCGATTGTTTTAAATATTTTGATTCCGAAGGAAAACGGGAAATAA
- a CDS encoding Rpn family recombination-promoting nuclease/putative transposase, whose product MAENKAFYQLQFRDAFMFAATMEDEEICRGVLERVMGIPIRMVKVVGEATLLVNPDYRGVRLDVYADDEKGSVYNVEMQTTDKKNLPKRSRFYQGQMDMVELKPGMDFNELPKSFVIFICTFDPFGHGLYRYTCMNRCSETGEELGDEAYKVFLSTKGQNDAEEAPELIRFLKYVDGMSTAEESQSDELIQRIETRITEIKQSRGMEVRYMLFSEMLSDERKEGRQEGRDNLFRLMDLMEANGEADKIPLLRKDAGFLQEMFEKYHIEA is encoded by the coding sequence ATGGCAGAGAATAAAGCGTTTTATCAGTTACAGTTTCGGGATGCATTTATGTTTGCAGCTACGATGGAGGATGAAGAGATCTGTCGTGGAGTGCTGGAGCGGGTGATGGGGATCCCGATCCGAATGGTAAAGGTTGTGGGAGAGGCAACTTTGCTTGTCAATCCGGACTACAGGGGAGTGCGCCTGGATGTCTATGCGGATGATGAGAAGGGATCGGTCTATAACGTAGAGATGCAGACCACGGATAAGAAGAACCTTCCCAAACGGAGCCGTTTCTACCAGGGACAGATGGACATGGTGGAGCTGAAGCCGGGGATGGATTTCAACGAGCTTCCTAAGAGTTTTGTCATTTTTATCTGTACGTTTGATCCTTTTGGACATGGACTGTACCGTTACACCTGTATGAACCGGTGCAGCGAGACCGGAGAAGAACTCGGCGATGAGGCCTATAAGGTGTTTCTAAGCACGAAGGGGCAGAATGACGCTGAGGAAGCTCCGGAGTTGATTCGTTTTCTGAAGTATGTGGACGGCATGTCCACAGCGGAAGAGAGCCAGTCGGATGAACTGATCCAAAGGATTGAGACCAGGATAACGGAGATCAAGCAGAGCCGCGGAATGGAGGTAAGATACATGCTGTTCAGTGAGATGCTTAGCGATGAGCGGAAGGAAGGCAGACAGGAAGGCCGCGATAACCTCTTTCGGCTCATGGATCTGATGGAGGCTAACGGAGAAGCAGATAAGATCCCGCTTCTTCGCAAAGATGCCGGATTCCTTCAGGAGATGTTTGAGAAGTATCATATAGAGGCGTGA
- a CDS encoding serine hydrolase domain-containing protein encodes MSDTWNDTVEQMREYLDSMVETGILCGYSCAWATKESRQLACGGYQGVMEPYASRPVLPGMYYDLASLTKVVGTSSRVLQLVEAGKLSMDTPVKDILERFAYPQITVGSLLLHNSGLAAEVAGKETLTRENILDRVYETCPVQDPGSGFLYSDTGFILLGLIIQKLDEMSLEESFQKYVFGPLHMLHTSYRTDRAKEWYIPTEVRPDRGCVCGEVHDGKAYLLGESGSAGLFSALEDMTAFADAYLRRSEKLFTARMYERLCTESSFGRTCGWSCEYGPGTLYHTGFTGTSMLLDLNRDRAFVLLTNRVHPTRENPGFLEGRKVLNEVFMG; translated from the coding sequence ATGAGCGACACGTGGAATGATACCGTGGAGCAGATGCGGGAATACCTGGACAGTATGGTGGAAACCGGAATACTGTGCGGGTATTCCTGCGCCTGGGCCACAAAAGAGAGCCGTCAGCTTGCATGCGGCGGATATCAGGGCGTAATGGAGCCTTACGCTTCCCGCCCGGTCCTGCCGGGCATGTACTATGATCTGGCGTCCCTGACCAAGGTGGTGGGGACTTCCAGCCGGGTCTTACAGCTTGTGGAGGCGGGGAAGCTGTCCATGGATACTCCGGTAAAGGATATTCTGGAACGATTTGCGTACCCGCAGATTACGGTGGGCAGTCTGCTGCTGCATAACAGCGGCCTGGCAGCGGAGGTGGCGGGAAAAGAGACCCTGACAAGGGAGAATATTCTGGACCGGGTTTATGAAACCTGCCCGGTACAGGACCCAGGATCGGGTTTTTTGTATTCAGATACGGGATTTATCCTGCTGGGATTGATCATACAGAAGTTAGATGAAATGTCCCTGGAGGAGAGCTTTCAGAAATACGTATTTGGCCCGCTTCACATGCTTCACACCTCTTACCGGACGGATCGGGCAAAGGAATGGTATATCCCGACGGAGGTGCGCCCGGACCGCGGCTGTGTCTGCGGGGAGGTTCATGACGGGAAAGCATATCTACTGGGGGAGAGCGGGAGCGCCGGTTTGTTTTCTGCGCTGGAGGATATGACAGCGTTTGCAGACGCTTATTTGAGAAGGTCAGAGAAGCTTTTTACAGCGCGGATGTATGAGCGGCTGTGCACGGAAAGCTCCTTCGGGCGGACCTGTGGATGGAGCTGCGAATACGGTCCCGGTACCCTGTATCATACAGGGTTTACAGGGACTTCCATGCTGCTGGATCTAAACCGTGACCGGGCCTTTGTGCTCTTGACCAACCGGGTCCATCCAACCAGGGAGAATCCGGGGTTTTTGGAGGGGCGGAAGGTTTTAAACGAAGTGTTTATGGGATAA
- the murQ gene encoding N-acetylmuramic acid 6-phosphate etherase, translating to MVNIDGLTTETVNEATKEIDRLDSLGIVTLINQEDKKVAEAVEKELPQVARAVDAIAERFAKGGRIIYCGAGSSGRMGTLDAVELTPTYSVPPERAFGLLAGGEQAMYKAVEGAEDSRELAVEDLKRAGVTADDCVIGIAASGRTPYTAAALEYGNQVGALTISVTCNSGSEMAKLAQISIAPVVGAEAISGSTRMKAGTAQKMIVNMLSTATMVKLGKVYQNYMVHVQPTNEKLVVRAANMIAEITGADRETAMEMLEKAQMKVPEAIIMLEGGCTLEEAAKALAETKGNVRDAIGIVKQ from the coding sequence ATGGTAAATATAGACGGTCTTACGACAGAGACAGTCAACGAGGCTACAAAAGAGATTGACCGGCTGGATTCCCTTGGGATCGTGACGCTGATCAATCAGGAGGATAAAAAGGTTGCTGAGGCGGTGGAAAAGGAACTGCCCCAGGTTGCCAGGGCAGTGGACGCCATAGCGGAGCGGTTTGCAAAAGGCGGGCGGATCATTTACTGCGGAGCAGGTTCTTCTGGGAGAATGGGGACACTGGATGCGGTGGAGCTGACGCCGACCTACAGCGTGCCGCCGGAGCGGGCATTTGGGCTTCTGGCTGGCGGAGAGCAGGCCATGTACAAGGCGGTGGAAGGCGCTGAGGACTCCAGAGAGCTGGCGGTGGAGGATTTAAAAAGAGCCGGCGTGACTGCGGACGACTGTGTGATCGGCATTGCCGCCAGCGGACGCACCCCGTACACTGCGGCTGCGCTTGAGTACGGCAACCAGGTGGGGGCGCTGACCATTTCCGTGACCTGCAACAGCGGCAGTGAGATGGCAAAGCTTGCACAGATCTCCATTGCACCGGTAGTCGGAGCTGAGGCGATCAGCGGTTCCACCCGCATGAAAGCGGGAACCGCACAGAAGATGATCGTCAACATGCTGTCCACAGCAACCATGGTGAAGCTGGGCAAGGTCTATCAGAACTACATGGTGCACGTGCAGCCGACCAATGAAAAGCTGGTGGTACGCGCGGCCAATATGATCGCCGAGATCACCGGAGCGGACCGGGAGACGGCGATGGAGATGCTTGAAAAAGCACAGATGAAGGTGCCGGAGGCGATCATTATGCTGGAAGGCGGTTGTACCTTAGAGGAAGCGGCGAAAGCGCTGGCTGAAACGAAGGGGAATGTGCGGGATGCGATCGGCATTGTGAAACAGTAA
- a CDS encoding MurR/RpiR family transcriptional regulator has translation MENIKLEIREKYNNMSKAEKRISDFVLANVSDCLGMTAVDIAKNSEVSSASIIRYVQKLGFDGLEGFKLALAAANSQDNDWNMVDPIISKNDSLELLCSKMENLVEGALKDLFYQLDYQELGRAIRAVKGARRIYLLGIGASMLPAYDLFHKLKRADYDASYYFDLNMMVEFLHYIDERDVIIAFSYSGQSKEVLYPCRIARKNHATIIAVTRNGESPIRELADIPLLVPNKEAVMRIGAFTSVHTSIIMGDLLYMGVIQEALEETEVNLMKTRKLVEGLKTKDGF, from the coding sequence ATGGAAAATATCAAGCTGGAAATCCGGGAAAAGTACAATAATATGAGCAAGGCGGAGAAAAGGATCTCGGATTTTGTCCTTGCCAATGTATCGGACTGTCTTGGGATGACAGCGGTGGATATTGCAAAAAACAGCGAGGTTTCCTCGGCGTCGATCATCCGCTATGTGCAGAAGCTGGGATTCGACGGGCTGGAGGGATTTAAGCTGGCCCTGGCTGCCGCCAATTCCCAGGACAATGACTGGAATATGGTAGATCCGATCATTTCTAAGAATGACAGCCTGGAGCTTTTATGCAGTAAGATGGAAAATCTGGTGGAAGGGGCGCTAAAGGATCTGTTCTACCAGTTGGATTATCAGGAACTGGGTCGGGCGATCCGGGCGGTTAAGGGAGCCAGACGGATCTATCTTTTGGGGATCGGCGCATCCATGCTGCCTGCGTATGACCTGTTTCACAAGCTGAAACGGGCGGATTATGACGCCAGCTATTATTTTGATTTAAATATGATGGTGGAATTTCTCCATTATATTGATGAACGGGATGTGATTATCGCATTTTCCTACAGCGGACAGTCCAAGGAGGTTTTATATCCATGCAGGATTGCCCGGAAGAACCATGCGACCATCATTGCTGTGACCCGGAATGGGGAGTCGCCTATACGGGAGCTGGCGGATATTCCCCTGCTGGTCCCGAATAAGGAAGCGGTGATGCGGATCGGCGCATTTACATCAGTGCATACGTCGATCATTATGGGGGACCTTCTCTATATGGGGGTGATCCAGGAGGCTCTGGAGGAGACAGAGGTAAACCTGATGAAGACCAGGAAGCTCGTTGAGGGCCTCAAGACGAAGGATGGTTTCTGA
- a CDS encoding PTS sugar transporter subunit IIB: protein MAIVHARVDERLIHGQVAMVWTNTVGATRIVVVNDAAVKDEMIIAGLKMAKPAGVKLSILSKKRAVEKFAEKAYEGENVFLITKNVGDMAELVAAGMEIPSVNVGNVAQREGSKQIKKSVNLTEQDIVEIKDIIAKGIPVTAQMIPNESDQSILNYLA from the coding sequence ATGGCAATAGTACATGCAAGAGTAGATGAGCGCCTGATCCACGGTCAGGTGGCGATGGTCTGGACCAACACGGTGGGGGCAACCCGTATTGTTGTGGTGAACGACGCGGCTGTAAAGGACGAGATGATCATTGCGGGCCTTAAGATGGCAAAGCCGGCGGGAGTGAAGTTGTCCATCCTCTCCAAAAAGAGGGCGGTGGAGAAGTTCGCGGAGAAGGCCTACGAGGGAGAAAATGTATTCCTGATCACAAAAAACGTTGGGGATATGGCGGAGCTGGTTGCCGCCGGGATGGAGATCCCGTCTGTGAATGTAGGCAATGTGGCGCAGCGGGAAGGCTCTAAACAGATCAAAAAATCCGTCAATTTAACGGAGCAGGATATTGTGGAGATCAAGGATATCATCGCGAAGGGGATTCCGGTTACGGCACAGATGATCCCCAATGAATCGGATCAGTCCATTTTGAACTATCTGGCTTAA
- a CDS encoding PTS sugar transporter subunit IIA — protein sequence MIGIIVTGHGQFATGLVSALKLLAGEPEALLAVDFEAGDDIGRLEEKLKAAIESLGGEACEGILVMTDLRGGSPFNVASRLSMENPEVEVLTGTNLGMLVEAYMARQMAPDVKTLAVSTAASGKDQVGYFEKELVGSADDEDEIELD from the coding sequence ATGATAGGGATAATAGTAACTGGACACGGGCAGTTTGCCACGGGACTGGTCAGTGCGCTGAAGCTGCTGGCCGGTGAGCCGGAGGCTCTGCTGGCGGTAGACTTTGAGGCAGGGGACGATATCGGGCGGCTGGAGGAGAAGCTGAAGGCCGCCATAGAAAGCCTCGGCGGCGAAGCCTGTGAGGGAATCCTGGTGATGACAGACCTGCGCGGAGGATCCCCCTTTAACGTAGCATCACGTCTTTCCATGGAAAATCCTGAAGTAGAAGTACTGACCGGCACCAACTTGGGAATGCTGGTGGAAGCATATATGGCCCGTCAGATGGCCCCGGACGTGAAAACGCTGGCTGTTTCCACGGCGGCTTCGGGGAAGGATCAGGTCGGATATTTTGAAAAAGAGCTGGTGGGTTCCGCGGACGATGAGGATGAGATCGAGCTGGATTAG
- a CDS encoding PTS system mannose/fructose/sorbose family transporter subunit IID: MGNQDKKTLTKQDINKVYFRNLFALQFGWNYEKMQGLGYAYIIMPVLRRLYGDDSEKMKKALKMHLAYFNTTPAMSHLIVGADMALEEELGLESEEVVMGIKTGLMGPFAGVGDTLFIAIYRAIVFSISAYIALQGNPVGLLIPLITCAGVLWARYKFTFIGYNSGRKLATGFADSIAPITEAASILGLTVVGALIPSVINYKTNLQFAFGEVTFALQDMLDKILPSLLPLGIVMLSYWLLGKKKVNSTRLIFILIALGMVLGNLQAMLTALAGLF, translated from the coding sequence ATGGGTAATCAGGATAAGAAGACACTCACGAAGCAGGATATCAATAAAGTTTACTTCCGCAACCTGTTTGCATTACAGTTTGGATGGAACTATGAAAAGATGCAGGGCCTGGGCTACGCATATATCATTATGCCGGTCTTAAGACGGCTCTACGGCGATGACTCGGAGAAGATGAAAAAGGCGCTGAAGATGCATCTGGCATATTTCAACACAACTCCGGCCATGTCTCATCTGATCGTCGGCGCGGATATGGCATTGGAGGAGGAGCTGGGCCTGGAGTCTGAGGAAGTGGTCATGGGCATCAAAACCGGCCTTATGGGACCGTTTGCAGGTGTGGGCGATACGCTGTTCATCGCGATCTACCGTGCGATCGTATTTTCCATCTCCGCTTACATAGCACTCCAGGGGAACCCGGTTGGGCTTCTGATCCCGCTGATCACCTGTGCAGGCGTGCTCTGGGCGCGTTACAAGTTCACTTTTATCGGCTACAATTCCGGGCGGAAGCTTGCCACTGGTTTTGCGGACAGCATTGCACCGATCACCGAGGCAGCCAGCATCCTGGGCCTGACTGTGGTGGGAGCGCTGATCCCGTCTGTGATCAATTATAAGACCAACCTGCAGTTCGCCTTTGGCGAAGTGACCTTTGCGCTGCAGGATATGCTGGATAAGATCCTTCCGTCCCTGCTTCCTCTGGGCATCGTGATGCTGTCCTACTGGCTGCTGGGCAAGAAAAAGGTGAATTCTACCAGGCTGATCTTCATCCTGATCGCCCTTGGCATGGTGCTCGGCAACCTGCAGGCCATGCTGACAGCACTTGCAGGCTTGTTTTAA
- a CDS encoding PTS sugar transporter subunit IIC produces MQEISVLVILLLIVYTVIAVTDQISIQCGIYTPLFAATFTGLLLGDLKVGLTVGATLQLMTLGVATYGGATVPDYLSGAIMGTAYAIISGQGAEYGIGLAIPIGLLLTQMDILGRMSNSFFQHYADRCAEKGDWRGVEKANLLGLIPWVLSRVIPVALGLIFGQVVVEGINAVIPAWFMTGLKTAGAILPAMGMAILMRYLPLKKYYPYFIIGFVLIAFGGGNYTVMAAALVGLALAALHLSRTKDRPAMAAAGAAMTDDEEVEIDG; encoded by the coding sequence ATGCAGGAGATTTCTGTACTGGTCATTTTACTATTGATTGTATACACCGTGATCGCGGTGACTGACCAGATTTCAATTCAGTGTGGTATTTACACCCCGCTTTTTGCGGCAACCTTTACGGGGCTTTTACTGGGGGATCTAAAAGTGGGCCTTACGGTTGGAGCTACCTTACAGCTTATGACCCTGGGCGTGGCGACCTATGGCGGGGCTACGGTCCCGGATTATCTGTCAGGAGCGATCATGGGTACGGCATATGCGATCATTTCCGGGCAGGGCGCGGAGTACGGTATTGGCCTGGCTATCCCGATCGGCCTTCTGCTGACCCAGATGGATATCCTGGGCAGGATGAGCAACTCCTTCTTCCAGCATTATGCAGACCGCTGTGCAGAGAAGGGAGACTGGCGCGGCGTGGAGAAAGCGAATCTTCTGGGCCTGATCCCGTGGGTGCTTTCCCGTGTGATCCCGGTGGCTTTGGGCCTGATCTTCGGTCAGGTAGTTGTAGAGGGTATCAATGCGGTCATCCCTGCATGGTTTATGACCGGATTAAAGACCGCAGGAGCGATCCTCCCGGCCATGGGTATGGCGATCCTGATGCGTTACCTGCCTCTTAAGAAATACTATCCGTATTTTATCATCGGCTTCGTGCTGATCGCATTTGGCGGCGGCAACTATACGGTGATGGCGGCGGCACTGGTGGGACTTGCACTGGCAGCCCTCCATTTGAGCAGGACAAAAGACAGACCGGCTATGGCAGCCGCAGGCGCTGCGATGACAGATGACGAGGAGGTGGAGATCGATGGGTAA